TATTTTGGGCTCCTCTCTACAAGGACATGAAGGGGttggagagtgtccagagaagagaatggagctggggaagggtctggaacataagtcctgtgaggagcagctgagggagctgggaaggggctcagcctggagaaaaagaggctcaggTGGGACCTTcttgctctgcacagctcctgacaggaggggacagctggaggggttgggctgtgctcccagggaacagggacaggaggagagggaacagcctcaggctgggACAGGAGATGTTTAGGCTAGATGATAGGAAAGATTTCTTCACTGAAGGGTCATGCATTGcatcaggctgcccagggcagtggtggagtcaccatccctagaagtgCTCCAAAAAGgaatggatgtggcacttggtgatgCAGTTTAATGAGCATGGTAGGATTTACtcagaggttggacttgatcttgtaGATCCTCTcccaccttaatgattctgtgttaTAAACTAAATAAACTAAAAGCAAACCTGAGGACTAAACTCTGCAAGAAACTTTGAGGCAGCAAAAGGGATGCAAAGAAGCTGGAAGCCCACCTGAGAGTTTGAGTCCTCGCTCCCCAACCTGGGTGTTGTAGCCATTGGGCATCCTCAGGATGGCATCGTGGATCCCTGCCAGCTTGGCCACTGCATACACCTCCTCTGCTGTGGCCTCTGTGTTGCCATAGAGCAGGTTGTAGTAGATGGTGTTGTGGAAGAGAACAGCATCCTGCATTGGTGGGAAGAAGAAATGATGAACATCAGCTTCAGAACTGTCCCCTAAATCAGCTTTGCTGggttcagggtgtccccagcaaGCTGCAGGGTCCAGATAGCACAGTCCTTTATGGGACAGACTGAGTTCCCAAGGAGCTCTCAGCCACAGGCAACCTTAGCAAGCTTCAGTGATATCAGCTCtttgtgatttcagctctttagtgattatcagctctttgTGATTCCAGCCCTTCAGCCTGCTAGGTGCCCAGGCAGGCAGacacagggagagagaggaggctGTGTGGGGTTCCACAGTGATGTCTTTATTGATTCTTCTGAGAAGGGTTCCAGTGACAGCTTTTCCACCAGAACTAGGCTAAACCAGCCCTTTTTATAGGGTACAGGGGATCAGAAATGGAGAGATAAACAGGGGTCCAAAGGTGGAACAGGGTCTTTCTAGCCCATTCACCATGGCTTGGCATTTCCTATCTTTAGAATTCTGCACACCACGGGGCCCTTGCAAAACCAGGGCATGCTACAGTCCCCAGCCCGTGAAAGAATCAACACAGAatggtttgtatttttctttacACAGCCTGAAGGTAAAAGTGTTTGGGGACATTTCTTTTCCCAAAAAAGGGATTAATATATTTTGTGTCCTAAATATGTATGTCATGCATAGTTTCACCACTTTGCTAACTCATTACGGGTGGTAATCAACTATAAAGCTAAATCACTTAAAGCTGGAGGCAGCTTCTCATGGGGAGGCTTAAACACATTTCAGAAATTGGATCTATATGATGATGCATATAAAAACATAATATTTCCTGGGGGAAAAATCTCTAGTTCCTTTGAAAGTCACCATGCAACACCACTGCATTAGGAGTGGCCTTCACTGAACAGTGCCAGATACTGAGAATCACTATTAGAATTACTGTTCCAATGGAGTGTCTGGGGAGAAGGAAACATGGAATACCTGAGGCACAACTCCTATTGCCTTTCTCAGACTTTCCAAACTGACATCTTGGATGTTCTGTCCAGCAATATAAATGTTTCCTTTCTGAGGTTCATAGAAACGAAATAATAACCTCACAATGGTGCTTTTCCTGGAATTGAAAAGAATTGAAGTGAATGTTACATCCTGGTTGCCATTTACAATCTCCAATGATGTACAAACAATAAAAAGCAAACACAAGCAGCACCATATTTAAGAAACTAAATTCTGCATTGATTGGCATATTTAGTCCATTTACCCACCCTGACCCACTACCTCCTACAATGGCCACTTTCTTTCCTGCAGGGACTTCAAAGGACACTCCAGCAAGGACTTTCTGCCCCTTCAGGTATTCAAAATGCACATTGTCAAAGGCAATGGAAGCAGTCTGGGGGGTGATCTGCAGGGGTGGAGCCAGCTCTTTGTCCTATGAAAAGAAGAATTCCACTTTatctgctgccctgcccagaaaTTATCTCCAACACTTCAACAAGCTCAACAGTCCCTTTCCCACCTCAGAAACAGGCAAACAGACACTCCAGCTCAGATATGTGGAAAATAATCATAATTTGCTGCACAAGTGACATTGGTTTGCTCCTCCTTTTCCCCAAAGGAGGTAAAAATTCCTGCTGTAAACACTCTGCCTCATAACTTCTTTTGCAATATATTCTGCATCATTAATTACCAATAAAAATTCAAGCACAAGGCATGAATACTTAAATAAAAAAGTCTCAATACAAACACAGCTTCCATGAAGCAAATTTGCTTCtctacaagaaaaagaaaattaacttaTTGCAATAACTGCACTTAAGAAGAGGCAGAACAGCAACCTCACACACAACAACTCTTTCATGAATAGAAATTAAACCTGGAAGATAAGAACATGGTAAAATGATGGCATTGCCCTGTTAAATGCCCAGATACTTCAGGGAAATAAGCTACTACTTACTTTGATCTTGGTATCTACACTGAGCAGTGTAAACAAGGTATTCATATCTATCAGTGCTTGTCTTGTCTCTCTGTACACTGTTCCCAGGAAGTTCAGGGGCAGAGAAAGCTGGAACAGCAATCCATTCACCATTACCAGATCTCCAACAGAAAGGCTGCCTTAAGACAAAAGGGGTGTGAGAGAATAAGGAGACTTGAAGGGTTTTCCTTTTAGGATGCACCAAAAGAATCGATCAAGTCCATCAAACCTAATTGCTTTTATCTCATTTCTAAACCCAGATTTTTaaataacaaacaaaaccacagaatcCATTCTCAGATTTTATATAGGGGTGCCTGAGAGGAATGGCAATGTTTGTGTGGATTTCACTTTAAAAAGATGTAATAGCACTGGCAAATAAGGCAAGCAGCACATACAACATCAGACTGTAAAATCCACAGAGAGGCCTAAGGAAGTTAAAAGGGAAGGAAATAATATATGGAAGCACAAATCAGGAAAGACAATCTTAAGTACAATTACAGACAAATGCAAATGATAGATTCTGTCATGATCAAGAGAGAGCTTTCTCACTGCATGTACCACAGAGCTGCTGAAACACActgagcagctctgggcagctcgTATCAAACAGGCTGATCAAGGGAAAGCTCAGGATGTCACAGCAGCTAAAGGTAAGTGGCAGGTCAGTTCAGCTGAAACAGGCCCAGAAAGATGATTTAAAGCCATATGTCTACCATCCTGCTTCAAGCTATTCTAAATCTTGCTAAGAACAGCTATAAACTGCACCTACTGACTGATCTCTTCAGTGTAAcccttccctggcctggcatcttTAAAAAGGGCAAAGCAGATGCAAGAGAGAGCACATGGTATAAAGGTCTGCCCTTCAAACACTGCTGGATGTTAACAGTCTTTAAAGCATCATTATTTTTACTCTAAAGCCACCTTGCTTTAGCAGAGCTTCATCCCAATTCTGTATTTGAAGCTTGTACTCTGTCTTCCTAATCAAGCAGGCTTTATTTTATGTAGTAAATTAGACAAGTGCAGAACAGATGGAAGCAATTCTTTTAATAATGTGCCCTTATTAATGGAAGGAAAGTGAATTATTGGTAACAAAACTACTGGAGACAAAGCACAGGGGTATAAATACATGGAGTCTTGCCAAAAtgggaagggagaagggcaaAAAGAAAGGATCTTTGTACAATGtccacagaaatatttttatctATAGAAGTGCCTTTCAAAAACCTTTAAGAAAAATTTCCTAAAGTGACATTTTCTTGGGATCTTTCTTTAACTGCTAAACTTTTATAATGCTTTTGATAAAATCGTAGTATGATTGAGAGAGCcattgagagagagataaaatgGAATTAATAATACTCCAAGAAGCAGAAATATATAGACAAAACTTAAGCAAAAAACTCTCAACCAAAAACTCTCAAAATGAACTATCACATCAACCCTCAGTTAATGAAGACTAACACCTCTGTTGTGGATGAACTGAGGTAAAAGAGACTCATTTCAGGCTCACAGACAGGTGAGTTACCTGCAATAATGCCCTGGCTGGCGAGCACCATGATGGCTGTTAAACCCACACTAAATATGGCACTCTGGCCAAAGTTGAGGAGAGCTAAAGTGGAGGTAGTCTTCAGGGAGGCTCTCTCATAGGTCTTCAGGAACTCATCATACCGTTGGGCTTCGTATTTTTCATTATTGAAATACTAGAATATAAACAAAAATGGGAAATGTGACAGTACAAACATGTTGGAGTGTTAAAGTGGCTGTAAAATCCAGCATGAACAGAgtgcagtgacacacacacagctcctctcTAACAGCTGAAggaaagaatcacagaatatcttgagctggaaggaacccacaaggatcatgcagcccagctcctgcacagACACACCAataatcccaccctgtgcctgacagAGCTGTCTGAACactcctggagccctggcagcctcagggccatgcccattccctgggagcctgctCAGTGCCCAccatcctctgggtgaagaaccttctcccaatatccaacctaaacctcctcttcAAGACTAAGTTTACTCTCTGCAGAAATTGATGGTCAAGGTGATTCAGCCATGAAAGAAACTTCTCATTCTTTATTAACAAAGAGATTTTTCCCACCCCCACTAACAACCTTCCTGCTACTCTGTCAGTGCCACGCACTCCTCTTCAAATGAATACTGCTTAAAAATACGCTATTGCTCCAAATATGCAGCCCTTTAAAGATGAATCTTATGACTCACTTCCCTAAGGCTGACAGAAGCAAGACAAAGAGCCTGGTAGTAAAGACTGGCCTTACCTTCACAGTCTCATAATTCAGGAGCGAGTCAATGGCAGCGTTACCGGCATCGTTGTCAGCTTTGTTCATTTCTATCCGAAACTTTGTcctgggaaaggaaaggaaggcttCATCCATCACTGATGCttttattttagcttttatatttttcaaaccctgtactgcattagtgtatAACTCTAAATTCCTTATAGAGTGTCAGTTAACTGTCTTCTCATTTTGGTCAGACTAAACAGTTCTTCTAGGCCTGAGATTCAAGGGTACTCTACTGCCTCAGCCTCTAAAAGTGAATTGTGGGGGAGCAAACTGGGGGAATGTAAGGGGACACAGCATGGGtgaatgaaggtggtatagaatgtaatctcatcccctaaagagttgcagctgaaccaattactaaagattaggagcaggcctgatgttaacaggtcACACCTGCAGCAAATAagaacagtgttataaaagagtggattggtgggatctggtgtcagatggctgctgtgaggaccaggaagagtcagtgcctagaggagctgcctatgagCAACACTGAGGAGGTACAAACCTCTTGAGTAAGGAGACAACAATGTGAAACCTTTGCTATATAACAACAGGGGAATATGACTTCACTGCCTGAAGCTGGAATTGGAAgattaacccctgatatgtaaatggaccaaacttataattgtctgaaaaactcatgaccatCATCCATCCAGGGTGTGTCCTTGGTGGTTTCTGCACTGCCCAAGGTGAACCtattgaaggcctttaataaattcCCACTTTATTCTCTCAATCCTAATATCTCTTATTCTTAATTCCAGGCAGCCACTGAAGGCACCATGCCAAGCTGAGGAAGATGAGGGCAGGGCCTGCCTTACCTCCACTGTGTGATTCCTATGGTGAATGCTGCATAGGCTCCCAGGGTCCCCAGAGTGACCAAAGCAAACTCAGCACCACATTTGTAATACTGCAAGATTTCAaatcaaataataataaaaaaagaatcaTTATTGTTCTCAAAACTTCACTGATGTCTCCAGCTAGGCTATTCTAATTTTAAGACAAGAAATGATGGTCCCTCCCAACACAATCCCTGCTCTGAACAGCTTAAGGCTAAATAAAGGCTTAAACTCAAAAGGAAAGCAGCAAGAAGGATTTAGATGAAAAGATTGGAGGCAATAACCAAGAGCTAGTGTATATAATACTGCAAAGTTATTTTTCAAATTATAAAACATATAAATGCTGCTGATGCTTGTGCTGTTTTCACAAATAAGTATTTGTTTCTATGCTTTTGCAGATTTTGAAAGAAAGCTGGACTGTAGAAGAAGAAATAAATGGCCTTGCAAAACAACTTAGGAAGCATTTTCTGTACTTCAGGGCACATCAGGAGAGAAAAGCCCTAAGGAGGGTTGGCTGACAGCCAGCCTGGTCTGCAATTTCCACTGGTTAGAAAATGGAACCCAACAGGCATTTCACTGTTCCATTCAAACTTGATTAAGTCTCTCCAAAAAGACCAATAAATAGAACAAGATTCTTGTTTTTAATTTAAACCAAGATACATAATCATGACTCAGATTTTTGCACCCAAATAACACCCAAAGATCCTGACTTCAAAGACAGAATGTGTGATTTATTTTGTAGAAGTTTAAATTTCAGGGCATTAAGCTTAAAACCTGCCAGGAGAAGCCTGTTTTCCAAAAGCTCATTTTCACTTTTAAGTTCTGGATAAGTCCAGATCGGTATTCAGGAAAGAGCCAACAATCACTCCCTCCTCTGTTCTGAATACACTGAACCACAACATTTTTATTCTGCTTCCTCACTATTCACCTGGGTAGATTTGACACTTGTGTGCACAGTTTACTTTTCTGATTTCATTTTTCCAACAATTCTgaagaaaaacattaaaaactGTCCACATAAATGCAACTGGCTGAAGAGAGGCTTTAAATGTGAAAACCAGTTCAAATAAGCTTACATAAATCAACAGATATTTGAACACTATAGGTTGCTCTCTTTTGAAGTAGTTGCTTTCACATTGTAAattcaattattattattataattagtaGAATTTGGTAAGAGCCTTATTCCTAAATGAGACAATTCCAACTAAAGCACACTTACCAGAATTCCACTGACCAGAGCCACCTCAAACATTGTGGGGCCCAGGTTAAACACCAAAGCACTGAGAACAAAGCTGATGCCCCTGGTGCCCCTGTCGATGGTTTTTGACAGAGCTCCTGTTTGCCTGCTCAGATGGAAGGCCAGGTCCAGGTTGTGAAGGTGCAGGAAAACATTCTTGGCAATCCTCCTGATTGAATTTTGAGCTACCTTCCCAAACACTGCATTTCTTGCTTCATTAAATAATGCTGCCCCAGCTCTTGAGATACCATctaaaaaggaatgaaaaagtttacaaaatgaaaataattatattttcaaCTTCCCTTCATGCATGAAATTACACTAGACTCATTCTTTATATATTTTCAACAATTTTAGTTCAAAGGTAATTTATACTTAATTGGCCCAAGCTTTATGCAATTTTTCATTTATAAACCATTGTGCACACATTTAAATCAGTTTCTTTTTATAGCTGGTTATAAGAAAGGGCAGGATTTATAATCAAGAATAATTTCTATAagcattatttcattttttaattggAATACCAGAAGCAAGGTCAGAGAATATTAGGAATAGACATCAACACAGTGTAACAATGAAATTGTTACAACACTCTGAGGGGTGGAGCTCCTCtgctctgggggctctggcagagctgggggtgctcacctggagaggagaagctccagggagagcccagagccctttcagcacctgaaggggctccaggagagctggagtgaGACTGGGGACAggagatggagggacaggacacagggaatggctcccagtgccagagggcagggatggatgggatattgggaattgggaattgttccctggcagggtgggcaggccctggcacagggtgcccagagaagctggggcagcccctggatccctgaagtgtccaaggttggttggagcttggagcagcctgggagagtgggaggtgtccctgcccaaggaatCTTAAaatcccttcctacccaaacttggttttaaactgaaagggaGTAGGTTTACATTTGGTATTGGGAAAAAACTgatccctgggagggtgggcaggccctggctcagggtgcccagagcagctggggctgcccctggatccctgaaatgTCCAAGGTCGGGgcagacagggcttggagcacagcTTGTGcccttggacacatagaacagctcccactgccagagggcagggatggatgggatattgggaattaggaagggtgggcaggccctggcacagggtgcccagagcagctgtggctgcccctggatccctggcagtgcccaaggccaggctggacactggggcttggagcagcctgggacagtggaaggtgtccctgcccacagatgACCTTGacggtcccttccagcccaacccctctgtgattctgtgattcacaaGCAGCTGTGATGGCCAGCAGAGCAAGGGGCAGGAGCTCTGCTgaagccctccctccctccctgcagcccctgaggTCCCAGGCAGGGTCTGGAGGCACTCACAGCCCACGAGGACAGCAGTAGCCAGGGTGGCCGCGGTGCTCGGGGCATCGCCCAGGTTGAGCACGTTCCCAGACACCTCGTTCAGGCTGTCCACTGCAAACTTGAACATGAAGGGAACCAGGATATTCATGGCCTGAAAGCAGGAGCACACCAGTTAGACCATTTGCATTAAAACATCTCTGCAGCATGACTATTATTGTCTGAAATTGCTCTGCTGTTATATTTAGTCCTTGAGCACTTAGTGCAGGTGAGTTTGCTCTTGACTTCAAGCAGGATGTTAAACCCTcgctgctggcactgcagggtTACTTTGTCTCTCTCACTGTCTTCTTTTAAATATGGATTTCTGTCCTCAACAAACCACACTGCAAAGGCCCTGGAATGAGCTGAGCTCTCAGGACAGCATGGCAAGCCCAGGAAATGAATCAAGCAGCAGCCACTGCATGGCACACACAGTGCTACTAAATTGTGCCATCATTTGGAGCTGTTTGCTCTTTGTGGTGCTGGCAGTATTCAGTGTGAAGAAGCTCAGTTCCACAGGAAACACTCACCTGCACTTTGCTAACACTGGCATGGATTCAACCAAAGCTCCAAGGAAGTCAAAGAAAATaaaccaacccctcctttgtctcTGTTAATACTCCCCTAAAATTTAAATAATGCTTCTCATTTGCAACATCACTCCAAATATTATAAACCCTGGGGTTTGGCACAGCAGCACAAAAGATTGTCTGTACAGTCTATAAGACACTACAAATTACTGTACAAACATTAGTTTTCAAACAAAAAGTCACATCCACCACCTATCACCCAGTGTGCCCCTCTAGATGTGAAACCCCAAACAGATGGATATGTAAACACATCAACTTCAGCAGTTTTTTATTTGCACAACTGCAGCacaagaaaaaatggaaaatctCACAGAAAACCTAAAATTCCTTGTTAATGCACCATTGTTACATTGCTCACTTATACCAACAAGAAAGGCAATTTACAAACAAACTTCATAAAATTAATAGAATTTCTTAATTCAAACTGCTCCTAACTGTTGAGATTTGAAAATAAGGACACAACTTTTTTAGCAGTTGAACAAGTAAGTTATGACCTACAATCTTGCAATCACAGCAGATGTTAAAATACTTTACAGCAAGTTGAGTTAGCTtaaggttgggcttttttttaGTATTTGGAAAAAACTTGTGAGGAGATGACAAATAATTTCACATGAGAAGAAacaagaaacagaaaccagattGATACAGATATTTCAGCTCTCTCCACCAAATGTTTTGGATACCCACTTAGATCTCAATTGTATTTAGGGACATCTGTCAGAGCTGAAAGCCCAGGGTAAAAAACTGTAGATAAATTGG
The nucleotide sequence above comes from Melospiza melodia melodia isolate bMelMel2 chromosome 16, bMelMel2.pri, whole genome shotgun sequence. Encoded proteins:
- the ABCB7 gene encoding iron-sulfur clusters transporter ABCB7, mitochondrial, whose product is MAVLGAPRGLAAAASRKRRLLLALALLRPPPAATLACFAGGAVGSGRRGPRAAPGGVQIPPVCRQGSWHSLGGNYSRPLLEHSEILPRWQLMEKRMCWHGHAGGGLHTDPKEGLKEIDAKKIIRAMLSYVWPRDRPDLRARVALSLGFLASAKAMNILVPFMFKFAVDSLNEVSGNVLNLGDAPSTAATLATAVLVGYGISRAGAALFNEARNAVFGKVAQNSIRRIAKNVFLHLHNLDLAFHLSRQTGALSKTIDRGTRGISFVLSALVFNLGPTMFEVALVSGILYYKCGAEFALVTLGTLGAYAAFTIGITQWRTKFRIEMNKADNDAGNAAIDSLLNYETVKYFNNEKYEAQRYDEFLKTYERASLKTTSTLALLNFGQSAIFSVGLTAIMVLASQGIIAGSLSVGDLVMVNGLLFQLSLPLNFLGTVYRETRQALIDMNTLFTLLSVDTKIKDKELAPPLQITPQTASIAFDNVHFEYLKGQKVLAGVSFEVPAGKKVAIVGGSGSGKSTIVRLLFRFYEPQKGNIYIAGQNIQDVSLESLRKAIGVVPQDAVLFHNTIYYNLLYGNTEATAEEVYAVAKLAGIHDAILRMPNGYNTQVGERGLKLSGGEKQRVAIARAMLKEPLIFLYDEATSSLDSITEENILKAMRDMVKHRTSIFIAHRLSTVVDADEIIVLDQGKVAERGRHAELLANPSNLYYEMWHTQSSKVLHSHNQPDWEERPSHTSKEEERKKLEEEIINSVKGCGNCSC